The genomic window GCTTCCCGTCCAATGCCCGGGCCGCCACCGTGGATTCGACCGAGGGGACACCTCATCTCGTGGTCGCCCTCGCCAACGGCACCCTGCAGTGGTACGATGGCAACCGCTGGCAGGAACTCCCGGGTGGAGCCGCGCCCGTCGGCGGTCCCATTGCCATCACGTCCGTGCGTCTCGCGTCGGGAGAATGTGTCCTGGTCGTTGGCGGCACCGATGGCATATCGATACTGCGTACCTGTGGCGGACCGGCCGAATGGCGCATCTTCGACACGAACGTACTCGCGGGGTTGTTGAGCGATGACGTCACCGACCTGGCGTTGCTTCCCGACTCACGACTGGCGATCGGTTCATCGCGAGGTCTGACGCTGACCGCCTTCGGTGCGGCCTTCGGGGATTCCGTGACGGTCGTGGACTCGTATACCGATCAGGATGGATTGCCCCACCCCCACATCGGCGCCATCGGCCCGCTGGATTCCCGGGGACGACTGTGGCTCGGCACGCCGCTCGGCATCGCGTACGTGAACATGGACGGGCGCCCCCGCCAGCATGCACGGCCGACACTGTCGCTGGTGGAGATCCGCAACGGAGCCGGCATACCCATCGCACAAGGCTCACGGGTCGCACACGCGGACGCCCGCGTGGAAATCACCGCGTATGCCATGACGTTTCATCGGGAAGAAGAAACGTTGTATCGGTTCGAACTCGACGACACGCCGATCACCACGCCGGCATGGACCGACCGGGGCAGCGCGACATTGCCCACCCTGGCGCCCGGCCGGCATACCATCCGCGTCCGCGCCGTGGACTATCGCGGGTTCGAAGCCATCAGTCACGAAACCCAATTCGTGGTGCTGCCCCCACCCTGGCGCTCTCCGGCGGCGTTGATCGCGTATGGCGTGCTGCTGCTGGGCGTGGGCATCACCGTCGATCGCCGCCGCAATCGCAGTGCCCTGCTGCGGGCGCGCGAAGCCGAAGAGAACGAACGGCGTCTCGCCACCAGTGAACAACGCTTCCGCCGTCTCTTCGAGGATGGCGCCAATCCGCAATTGCTGGTGGCGGACGGCGTGGTCCTGAAAGCCAATCGGGCGGCGACGATGCTGTGGCAGGTCGACACGCAGCCGCTCGTCGGCCGGCCGCTGGCCTCGCTGATCCCCGCCATGCCATCACCCGGTCCGGCCACGAACGGGAGTGACCTGGGCGCGCATGGTGCCAACGGGACCGCGGGGACATTGCCACAACAGGAGGTGGACGTCATCGACGACCGTCAGGAACGCATTCCGGTGGAAGTGCGGCACACCCGCATTCCCCTCGAAGATGCGGTGCTCGATCACTTCGAGTTGCGCGATCTGCGCGAGCGCAAACGCCTCGAGGAGGAACGCCGGGAACTCGAATCCCAGCTTCGCGACGCCCAGCGTCTCGAGTCGATGGGCACACTGGCGGGTGGCGTGGCGCACGACTTCAACAATCTGCTCACCGTCATCCACACCAACGCCGAACTCGCCGTCGACGACATTCCATCGGCCTCACCCGCCGGCGAAGCGTTGCAGCAACTGCTCGTGGCCAGTCGCCGCGCGCGCGAAGTGGTGCGCCAGATCCTGACGTTCAGCCGGCGTACGGAACTGCGACAGGAGGCCGTGCCGCTCTCGGCGTTGTTGACGGAGACGCATTCGCTGCTCCGCTCCACCATTCCCTCGACCATCCAGCTCGTCATCCGCAATCAGGCACCGGAAGCCACGGTGCTGGGTGATGCCACGCAGTTGCAGCAGCTCGTGCTCAACCTCTGCTCGAATGCCGAGTACGCCATGCGGGCCACCAAGGGCGGGACGCTCACCATCGGTCTCCGGTGGTTGACCGAATCGGCCGCGGCGGGCAGCGTCGAGTGGGTGGTGCTGAGTGTGCAGGACACGGGTGTCGGCATGACGCCTGACGTACGTGGACGCATCTTCGAACCGTTCTTCACCACCAAACCGGTGGGACATGGCACGGGTCTGGGTCTCAGTGTGCTCCACGGCATCGTCACGTCGCACGGCGGGATGGTCAACGTCACGTCGGACGTCGGTCGGGGTACGACCATCGACGTGCACCTGCCCGCCTCGCGCACGGCCCATCCGCTACCCAGCGCCGTGCCCGTGCGCACAGAGGGCGCCTTGGGGCGCCGGCATCACATTCTGCTCGTGGATGACGAAGCCGCCGTTGCCGGCGCCATCGAGCGTCTGCTGGCGAAAAACGATTTTGCCGTCACGGTGGCCACCAACGGGGCGGAAGCACTCGATCTGCTGAGCGGCGACGCCACGTTCGATCTGATCCTCACCGATCAGACCATGCCCGTGATGACCGGGATCGAGCTCATGGAGCGTCTTCGCGCGGACGGCAATACCACGCCCATTGTGCTGGCGTCCGGATTCGGCGCGGCCATCGACGCCGATCGCATCGCGCACCTGCGGGACATCCACCGCATCGACAAGCCCTTCGCTTCCGCCGATCTGCTGCAGCTCGTGCGTACGGTGCTCGCCACCCGCTGAATCCGGGCGACGAGCACCGCGTCCATCACCTGCCCTCGCCGTTCAGTTGCCCGGCTGCGGCACGATACGCATGTACGGCTTCGGTTCCTTCCAGCCGTTGGGGTAGATCGTCCGGGCTTCGTCGTTCGAAACGGAACCGGAGATGATCACATCGTCGCCCTGCTGCCAGTTGGCCGGCGTGGCGACCCGATGGTTCACGGTGAGCTGCAGCGAGTCGATCGCACGCAGGATCTCGTCGAAATTGCGGCCGGTGGTCATCGGATAGATGAGAATCAGCTTGATCTTCTTGTCGGGCCCGATGACATAGACGGTGCGCACCGTCTGATTGTCCGCGGCCGTGCGTCCTTCGCAGCTCTCACCCGCTTCTTCGGGAAGCATGTCGTAGAGCTTGGACACCGACAGCGTGGTGTCACCGATCATCGGGAACTCGGGGAAATATCCCTGCGTCTCCTCGATGTCCTTCGCCCATTCGTGGTGACGGTCGGTGGGGTCCACCGACAGGCCGATCACTTTCACGTTGCGCTTCGCGAACTCCGGCGCGAGACGCGCCACGTAGCCCAGTTCGGTCGTGCAGATGGGCGTGAAGTCCTTCGGATGCGAAAAG from Gemmatimonas aurantiaca includes these protein-coding regions:
- a CDS encoding peroxiredoxin, with product MRIGQTAPDFQADTTQGPINFHEWLGDSWGIIFSHPKDFTPICTTELGYVARLAPEFAKRNVKVIGLSVDPTDRHHEWAKDIEETQGYFPEFPMIGDTTLSVSKLYDMLPEEAGESCEGRTAADNQTVRTVYVIGPDKKIKLILIYPMTTGRNFDEILRAIDSLQLTVNHRVATPANWQQGDDVIISGSVSNDEARTIYPNGWKEPKPYMRIVPQPGN
- a CDS encoding ATP-binding protein: MSTIGPRQSSVSSSPDLNDVAYTAFGRRDGLPDTPIYSLTRARDGSVLIGTADRARHFTGRSWAPLPLPPSATDGLIRFVLDASPHERYYLRTRGISVERDGQWAEDHDIPAEAAPIYSAALESRADGPPRVVIGSRNGVFVIGDDRRLQRMVLPGQRAGRGAMVATRTIEGQDELWIATEDEGILRHINGQWTVWNAAQGLTDLRVEHIALSPAGDSASAVVATESGAFLLVGERWHHIGPQISTARVLRVRIRDTIETWIGATSGHVYRSRDGRSWQTLELSPRALGSRVQMLEAVDHGLGYPSIYIGFRSGALLRLTVGVAGQVPMPARFLGYPIVAVTPQRDGDTLWFWAMNLGALRLPDFHSLPAADIARGPGDQSARIFLDTRSRPTRLFAAFDWRVFERVHDAWMLRLDIGDSDAVRQIIEAPVPGGARALVVIGSRGAWFESAPSRFTPWSGFPSNARAATVDSTEGTPHLVVALANGTLQWYDGNRWQELPGGAAPVGGPIAITSVRLASGECVLVVGGTDGISILRTCGGPAEWRIFDTNVLAGLLSDDVTDLALLPDSRLAIGSSRGLTLTAFGAAFGDSVTVVDSYTDQDGLPHPHIGAIGPLDSRGRLWLGTPLGIAYVNMDGRPRQHARPTLSLVEIRNGAGIPIAQGSRVAHADARVEITAYAMTFHREEETLYRFELDDTPITTPAWTDRGSATLPTLAPGRHTIRVRAVDYRGFEAISHETQFVVLPPPWRSPAALIAYGVLLLGVGITVDRRRNRSALLRAREAEENERRLATSEQRFRRLFEDGANPQLLVADGVVLKANRAATMLWQVDTQPLVGRPLASLIPAMPSPGPATNGSDLGAHGANGTAGTLPQQEVDVIDDRQERIPVEVRHTRIPLEDAVLDHFELRDLRERKRLEEERRELESQLRDAQRLESMGTLAGGVAHDFNNLLTVIHTNAELAVDDIPSASPAGEALQQLLVASRRAREVVRQILTFSRRTELRQEAVPLSALLTETHSLLRSTIPSTIQLVIRNQAPEATVLGDATQLQQLVLNLCSNAEYAMRATKGGTLTIGLRWLTESAAAGSVEWVVLSVQDTGVGMTPDVRGRIFEPFFTTKPVGHGTGLGLSVLHGIVTSHGGMVNVTSDVGRGTTIDVHLPASRTAHPLPSAVPVRTEGALGRRHHILLVDDEAAVAGAIERLLAKNDFAVTVATNGAEALDLLSGDATFDLILTDQTMPVMTGIELMERLRADGNTTPIVLASGFGAAIDADRIAHLRDIHRIDKPFASADLLQLVRTVLATR